From the Marivivens sp. LCG002 genome, the window CTCGCTGTCCATGGCCGAAACGCTTGCCGAAGAAAACCCAGACGCGGGTCTGTGGCCCAAGGACGCGGGCGCCCGTGCTCTGGCGCGCAATCTTGTGGCGGAGATGCATTCGAGCTTTTCCGCCCTGCGAAGTGAATGCCCCAACAACATCGCATTTGTCTGGAGCGACTTTACAGTCTCGGACGCAGTGAAAAAGGATCTTGCCCGTATCGAAGAACTTTGGGCGCTTGCGCATAGCCGCTACGGCAAGGAAGGAAGCCCCTGGCTCTTTGGGGAATATTCGCTTGCAGATGTGTTTTATGCGCCCGTCTGCTGCCGCATGACGACCTATAGCCTTCCCCAGGGCGCATTTGCCAAGAGCTATGTCAAAGCCACGCTGACCGATCCTGCGTTTCAGGCTTGGCGCCAAGAGGCCCTCGCAGAGGTCCACGACCCGTTCCCCTATGATCTTGCGTTCCGCAAAGCGGATTGGCCGTATTAACCAAACCTAAACCATGTTCCCGCCATGTGGAGAGGCAAGCACTTGGCGGGATCAGAATGGTCGCATTTACCCAAACAGTCGCCTTTGAAGGCGTCGAAGCCCGACTTGTCGAGGTGCAATGCGCACTCAGTCCCGGCATCCCGAACTTTTCCATCGTGGGTCTTCCCGACAAAGCGGTCTCGGAAGCCAAAGAGCGCGTCAGGGCGGCCCTAGCAACGCTCTGCATTGCGCTTCCCTCGCAGCGGATCACGGTCAATCTTTCGCCTGCCGATCTGCCAAAGGAGGGATCGCATTTCGACCTTCCCATCGCGATCGCCCTGCTGGCCGCGCTCGAAATCATCCCGCAGGACATCGCCGCCGAATATGTGGCATTGGGGGAGCTTTCGCTTGACGGCAAACTGGTGAGCGTGCTTGGCGCTCTCCCCTCTGCCATGTCGGCGGCCGAGGAAAACCTGAGCCTGATTTGCCCGAGCGGCTCGGGAGCCGAGGCGGCTTGGGTCGCAGCGACGCCAGTTTACGGGGCGCAGACCCTGACCCAAGTGATCCAACACATGACCTCTTCTGCGCCGCTCCCCCCTTGCCTTCCGGGTGAGGTAAAGGGCGAGACATTTTCGCGTGATTTCGCAGACGTAAAAGGTCAGGAGCGTGCCAAGCGCGCACTCGAAATAGCGGCGGCAGGTGGTCATCACGTGCTTATGGTCGGCACGCCCGGATCGGGTAAATCCATGCTGGCCGCAAGGCTTCCCTCGATCCTGCCGCCTTTGTCCCCGCAGGAAGCTTTGGAAACCTCTATGATCCACTCCCTTGCGGGACTTCTCGACGAAGGCGGGATCAGCAGGGCGCGTCCCTTTCGCGAGCCGCATCACACCGCATCAATGGCCGCCATTGTCGGCGGTGGGCGCGGTGCCCAACCCGGAGAGATAAGCCTCGCCCACAATGGGGTATTGTTCCTCGATGAGTTCCCCGAATTCCCGCGAACAACGCTGGAAACACTTCGCCAGCCGATCGAAACAGGCGAGGTCATGGTCGCCCGCGCGAATGCCCATATCCGCTATCCGTGCCGCTTCATGCTCGTTGCGGCGGCGAACCCGTGCAAATGCGGGTATCTTTCGGAAAGCACACGCGCCTGTTCGCGGGCACCGATATGCGGCGAAGATTATCTTGGCCGTATCTCGGGGCCGCTGATGGATCGGTTCGATTTGCGCGTGGAGGTCCCGCCCGTCAGTTTTCACGACCTTGATCTGCCGTCCAAAGGAGAACCCTCGCAAGCGATCCGCGCACGCGTGACCGAAGCCCGCGAGATCCAAACCGCCCGAGCAAGGCAGGGCCTGACGGCCAAGGTGAATTCGGATCTTGAAGGGAGCGAACTTGAAGCCTTGGCCGAGCCCGATACCGAGGGGCGTGCCTTGCTCAACAAAGTCGCCGAGCGTTATGGGCTTTCAGCGCGTGGATACCATCGTATCTTGCGGGTCGCGCGGACCGTTGCCGATCTCGACGCTTCGGAAACCGTGCGATTTGCCCATGTTTCCGAAGCGATCAGTTATCGTTTGGCCTTTACCAAAGAGCTTTAGCCCCGATCAAAGGCCGCGCCGCTTTTCGATGGCAAGCCAGATTTTTTCAGCGACATTGATGCCGTCGAAACGCTCGAGCTCTTGAATGCCAGTGGGCGAGGTGACGTTGATTTCGGTCAGGTAATCGCCGATCACGTCGATCCCCACGAAAATCTGGCCTTTTTCGCGCAAGAGCGGACCGATCTTGGCACAAATTTCAAGGTCCCGCTCGGTCAGGGCAACCTTTTCAGGACGCCCACCCACGTGCATGTTCGAACGGGTTTCACCCTGTGCAGGCACGCGGTTGATCGCCCCCACGGGTTCACCGTCCACGAGAATGACACGCTTGTCCCCCTTGCTCACATCAGGGAGGAATTTCTGCATGATCAGGGGTTCGCGATTGATCCCGCTGAAAAGCTCATGGAGCGAAGCAAGGTTGCCGTCCCCGACCTTGAGCTTGAACACGCCCGCGCCACCATTGCCATAAAGAGGCTTGAGGATGACATCGCCATGACGCTCGCGGAACTCGCGGAGCGTTTCGAGATCGCGGGCGATCATCGTCGGCGGGGTCAGATCGGGGAACTGGAGCACAAGGAGTTTTTCAGGATAATTCCGCACCCAGAACGGATCATTCACAACCAAAGTCTTGGGGTGAATCAGATCCAGAATATGGGTCGTCGTGATATACCCCATGTCAAACGGGGGGTCCTGACGGAGCCAGACCACGTCGAATTCGCTTAGGTCCCGAACGCATTCTTCACCAAGCGTTGCATGGGCACCCTTGACCCGCTGCACCGTCAGAGGCCAGCCGCGTGCCGTGACGCGCCCCTCCTGAAAGGCGAGCTTGTCGGGAGTATAGTAAAAC encodes:
- a CDS encoding glutathione S-transferase, producing the protein MPYTLFIGDRLFSSWSLRGWLMLEKFGIPYETTMVGLYAGTMAQELKGMEPARTVPAMKTDVGHVLSDSLSMAETLAEENPDAGLWPKDAGARALARNLVAEMHSSFSALRSECPNNIAFVWSDFTVSDAVKKDLARIEELWALAHSRYGKEGSPWLFGEYSLADVFYAPVCCRMTTYSLPQGAFAKSYVKATLTDPAFQAWRQEALAEVHDPFPYDLAFRKADWPY
- a CDS encoding YifB family Mg chelatase-like AAA ATPase: MVAFTQTVAFEGVEARLVEVQCALSPGIPNFSIVGLPDKAVSEAKERVRAALATLCIALPSQRITVNLSPADLPKEGSHFDLPIAIALLAALEIIPQDIAAEYVALGELSLDGKLVSVLGALPSAMSAAEENLSLICPSGSGAEAAWVAATPVYGAQTLTQVIQHMTSSAPLPPCLPGEVKGETFSRDFADVKGQERAKRALEIAAAGGHHVLMVGTPGSGKSMLAARLPSILPPLSPQEALETSMIHSLAGLLDEGGISRARPFREPHHTASMAAIVGGGRGAQPGEISLAHNGVLFLDEFPEFPRTTLETLRQPIETGEVMVARANAHIRYPCRFMLVAAANPCKCGYLSESTRACSRAPICGEDYLGRISGPLMDRFDLRVEVPPVSFHDLDLPSKGEPSQAIRARVTEAREIQTARARQGLTAKVNSDLEGSELEALAEPDTEGRALLNKVAERYGLSARGYHRILRVARTVADLDASETVRFAHVSEAISYRLAFTKEL
- the gshB gene encoding glutathione synthase, with protein sequence MSLKVAIQMDPIGAINIDADSTFRISEEAQKRGHELFYYTPDKLAFQEGRVTARGWPLTVQRVKGAHATLGEECVRDLSEFDVVWLRQDPPFDMGYITTTHILDLIHPKTLVVNDPFWVRNYPEKLLVLQFPDLTPPTMIARDLETLREFRERHGDVILKPLYGNGGAGVFKLKVGDGNLASLHELFSGINREPLIMQKFLPDVSKGDKRVILVDGEPVGAINRVPAQGETRSNMHVGGRPEKVALTERDLEICAKIGPLLREKGQIFVGIDVIGDYLTEINVTSPTGIQELERFDGINVAEKIWLAIEKRRGL